One window of the Saccopteryx leptura isolate mSacLep1 chromosome 9, mSacLep1_pri_phased_curated, whole genome shotgun sequence genome contains the following:
- the LOC136380535 gene encoding thymosin beta-4: MSDKPDMAEIEKFDKSKLKKTETQEKNPLPSKETIEQEKQAGES; the protein is encoded by the coding sequence ATGTCTGACAAACCCGATATGGCTGAGATTGAGAAATTCGATAAGTCGAAATTGAAGAAGACCGAAACGCAAGAGAAAAACCCGCTGCCTTCGAAAGAAACGATCGAACAGGAGAAGCAAGCCGGCGAATCGTAA